In Gemmatimonadales bacterium, the following are encoded in one genomic region:
- a CDS encoding DUF998 domain-containing protein has protein sequence MAGGALFLAITTVQGIIRDGFDPWQQAMSALSLGPGGWVQMINLIGLGVVMLSTVPTWRRILAGGTGHTAYPVLTAIVGASFVVVGMVRQDPAPGYDPAGLALTSPTPLGLVHLAVAGVAALASVASLAVMAVRFRGDPAWRRWSVWSWVAAFAVVGCVVVYGIWSVRSHGYAGTFERAAVAVPLVWMFALLRRLSAGTPFMLSEQTTLLRTSSGTRR, from the coding sequence CGACTGTCCAAGGGATTATCCGCGACGGCTTCGACCCCTGGCAGCAGGCGATGAGCGCCCTGAGTCTCGGCCCGGGCGGCTGGGTCCAGATGATCAACCTGATCGGCCTGGGCGTGGTGATGCTGAGCACCGTTCCGACCTGGCGCCGGATTCTTGCCGGCGGGACGGGACACACTGCGTATCCAGTCCTCACCGCGATCGTCGGTGCCAGCTTCGTCGTGGTCGGTATGGTTCGGCAGGATCCGGCGCCCGGCTACGATCCTGCCGGCCTTGCACTGACGTCGCCGACACCGCTCGGCCTGGTGCATCTCGCCGTTGCCGGCGTGGCTGCACTCGCTTCGGTGGCTTCCCTCGCCGTGATGGCCGTTCGCTTCCGTGGCGATCCCGCGTGGCGCAGGTGGTCGGTCTGGTCGTGGGTGGCGGCGTTTGCCGTCGTCGGCTGCGTCGTGGTGTACGGCATCTGGAGTGTCAGGTCGCACGGCTACGCGGGGACGTTCGAGCGCGCGGCAGTGGCCGTGCCTCTGGTGTGGATGTTCGCGTTGCTTCGGCGGTTGAGCGCGGGGACGCCGTTCATGCTGTCCGAGCAGACGACGCTATTGCGGACCTCTTCCGGAACGAGGAGATGA
- a CDS encoding L,D-transpeptidase, giving the protein MIEDNRTSLSRRVRAAMWLVMASLAAIALTVGALPAQVRARARARRVPPVHLVADLAQRKLYVISGSDTARAYTIAIGDSAHPTPAGRFRISRIVWNPKWTPPEEDWAAEKTPQQPGARTNPMRLVKIFFREPSYYIHGSNEPRSVGYALSHGCIRMEPMDAYRLGRTLMEHGGAHHTARWYASVLRTRTITRTVRLSRPIPMEIIGESSVASSPRSGRGPQ; this is encoded by the coding sequence ATGATCGAGGACAATCGGACGTCCCTGAGCCGCCGGGTCCGGGCCGCAATGTGGCTCGTGATGGCATCCCTTGCCGCGATCGCCTTGACGGTGGGCGCGCTTCCGGCCCAGGTCCGCGCCCGCGCGCGAGCGCGACGCGTACCTCCAGTACATCTCGTCGCCGATCTCGCGCAACGCAAACTCTACGTGATTTCCGGAAGCGACACCGCGAGAGCGTACACCATCGCCATCGGTGACTCGGCGCATCCGACCCCTGCCGGCCGGTTCCGCATCTCGCGGATCGTCTGGAACCCGAAATGGACCCCGCCCGAGGAAGACTGGGCTGCAGAAAAGACCCCGCAGCAGCCAGGCGCTCGCACCAATCCGATGCGGCTCGTCAAGATCTTCTTCCGGGAGCCGTCGTACTACATCCACGGCAGCAACGAGCCACGTAGCGTCGGATATGCACTATCGCATGGCTGTATCCGCATGGAACCGATGGACGCCTATCGCCTCGGCCGAACGCTCATGGAACACGGTGGCGCGCATCACACTGCCAGATGGTACGCCAGCGTGCTGCGGACCCGTACCATCACCCGGACCGTGCGTCTGTCGCGGCCCATTCCGATGGAGATCATCGGCGAGTCGAGCGTCGCGTCATCTCCTCGTTCCGGAAGAGGTCCGCAATAG
- a CDS encoding VOC family protein: protein MPAFRATTLGCSLTCKNVETSVQWYRDVLGFTVAMPFERDGKLVGAIISAGDIRIVLNQDDGKLGWDRIKGQGFYLQLNVEGPADVDAAADRVRAAGGTLLSEPADRPWGARMFQLRDPDGFKLGVSTPLQA, encoded by the coding sequence ATGCCCGCATTCCGCGCCACCACGCTCGGTTGTTCCCTCACGTGCAAGAACGTCGAGACCTCGGTCCAATGGTACCGCGATGTCCTCGGCTTTACCGTTGCGATGCCGTTCGAGCGCGACGGCAAGCTGGTCGGTGCGATCATCAGTGCCGGCGACATCCGGATCGTCCTCAATCAGGACGATGGCAAGCTCGGCTGGGACCGGATCAAGGGGCAGGGGTTCTATCTGCAGCTCAACGTCGAAGGCCCCGCCGATGTCGACGCGGCCGCCGACCGGGTCCGCGCCGCCGGCGGCACTCTACTCAGCGAGCCGGCAGATCGGCCGTGGGGCGCCCGCATGTTCCAGCTCCGCGATCCCGATGGATTCAAGCTCGGCGTGTCGACACCGCTTCAGGCATAG